From the Lolium rigidum isolate FL_2022 chromosome 2, APGP_CSIRO_Lrig_0.1, whole genome shotgun sequence genome, one window contains:
- the LOC124692346 gene encoding mitochondrial fission protein ELM1: MKPIRLPEPPGTGMETPEIFTGGGANVVRRAVAIASGSPSADSQCVGLVRALGLADNLTLYRVTRPSGGINEWLHFLPVSMHKLIDQLLRQLFRNTRFALVVQGRKPYRVPNGGYVGLSSVLEVDTKRIVATARDTFDKEGPTLVVACGWDTISYSSSIRHLASDNVFVIQIQHPRSRLDRFDLVVTPRHDYYALTASGQQEVPRLFRRWITPQEPPGRNVVLTVGALHQADSAALRLAAIAWHDELAPLPKPLLIVNIGGPTSNCKYGVDLARQLITSLDNVLDSCGSVRISFSRRTPKKVSDIIFKEFAEHPKVYIWDGEEPNPHLGHLAWADAFVVTADSISMLSEACSTGKPVYVIGTEHCKWKFSAFHKNLREKGVVRPFTGLEDISNSWSYPPLNDAIEVATRVREVIAERGWTVG, from the exons ATGAAGCCGATCCGGCTGCCCGAGCCCCCCGGCACCGGAATGGAGACCCCGGAGATCTTCACCGGCGGCGGCGCCAACGTcgtccgccgcgccgtcgccatcgccagcGGCTCCCCCAGCGCCGACAGCCAGTGTGTCGGCCTCGTCCGCGCCCTCGGCCTCGCCGACAACCTCACCCTCTAC CGCGTCACGAGGCCCAGCGGCGGGATCAACGAGTGGCTGCACTTCCTCCCAGTTTCCATGCACAAGCTAATCGACCAACTGCTCAGGCAGCTCTTTCGCAACACCAGGTTTGCGCTGGTGGTTCAGGGGAGGAAGCCGTACCGCGTCCCCAATGGCGGATATGTAGGTTTGTCTTCTGTTCTGGAGGTGGATACCAAGAGGATCGTCGCCACGGCTCGCGATACATTCGACAA GGAAGGCCCAACATTAGTTGTTGCCTGTGGATGGGACACCATATCATATTCAAGTTCAATTAGGCATTTGGCTTCAGATAACGTGTTTGTCATTCAG ATACAGCATCCCAGGTCTCGCCTTGATAGGTTTGATTTGGTGGTCACTCCTCGtcatgattactatgctttaactGCGAGTGGGCAGCAAGAAGTTCCACGCCTGTTCCGGAGATGGATCACTCCACAAGAACCCCCTGGGAGGAATGTG GTGCTTACTGTCGGTGCACTACACCAAGCTGATTCTGCTGCACTAAGACTTGCTGCTATAGCCTGGCATGATGAACTTGCCCCGTTACCGAAGCCATTGCTGATTGTCAACATTGGAGGACCCACGA GTAATTGTAAATATGGTGTTGACCTTGCTAGGCAGCTCATAACTTCACTGGATAATGTGCTAGACAGCTGTGGGAGTGTCAGAATTTCATTCTCTAGGAGAACACCAAAAAAG GTCTCTGATATTATATTTAAAGAGTTTGCTGAACATCCTAAGGTCTATATTTGGGATGGGGAAG AACCTAACCCACACCTGGGCCATCTTGCGTGGGCTGATGCTTTTGTCGTAACAGCAGACTCAATAAGTATGCTAAGTGAGGCCTGCAGCACAGG GAAGCCTGTTTATGTTATTGGGACCGAGCATTGCAAATGGAAGTTTTCCGCTTTCCACAAGAATCTACGGGAAAAAGGGGTCGTCCGCCCTTTCACTGGATTGGAAGAT ATTTCAAATAGCTGGAGCTACCCTCCCTTAAATGATGCTATTGAAGTAGCTACACGTGTTCGTGAGGTGATTGCAGAACGAGGCTGGACAGTGGGATAA